The genomic interval AGTTGAGCGCGCATGCGCTGGCGGCCTGGGATACGGAAAACCATTTTCGGGCCTTGGCGGCGACGGGAAATGTGAACCGGGCGCTGGAGATTCTGGAACGGCTGGATGCCGAGGAT from Desulfonatronum thiodismutans carries:
- a CDS encoding ribbon-helix-helix protein, CopG family, with the protein product MSTLTIRLPDDTAQRLKALAKSRGLSTNKLIEELSAHALAAWDTENHFRALAATGNVNRALEILERLDAEDNQAGA